Within the Deinococcus carri genome, the region CTGTTCTTCCTCCGACCTTGAGAACGTATAGTACTGGTCTATGAAGAACAGCTTGATGGTTGTGACTCTGGCGCTCGGACTGACCGCTTGCAGCACCACCGGCCCTCGGGCGGCGGAGCCGGTGAATGTGACGGTACTGGCCGTCAACGACTTCCACGGGGGACTGGAACCCAGCAGCTTCGCGGGGGTGCAGGTGCCCAAGGAGGACGGCACGGGAACGACGGGGCTGACGGCGGGGGGCATCAAGGCCATTGGCGGCGAACTGGCCGAGGCCCGCAAGCAGAATCCCAATACCATCTTCGTGGGTGGGGGTGACCTGATCGGGGCCAGCCCAGCCACGTCGAGCCTGCTGCGCGACGAACCCAGCGTCATCGCCCTCTCGAAACTGGGCATGAAGGCCAGCGCCCTGGGCAATCATGAGTTCGATCAGGGCGTGAAGGAACTGCTGCGAATGCAAAATGGCGGCTGCGATTCCAACGCGCCCGACAAGGCCTGCAAATTCGAGGCGAACTATCCCGGCGCGAGCTTCAAGTGGCTTGGGGCCAACGTGGTCTACACCGCGGGGGGCAGCAATCCCTTCCAGCCCTATTACATCGAGAACATCGGCGGGGCCAGGATTGGCTTTATCGGCGCGGTTCTCAAGGAAACCCCGACCATCGTTTCCCCGGCGGGCGTGGCGGGCCTGTCCTTCCTGGACGAGGCGACCTCGATCAACAAATACGTTCCTGTCCTGAAGTCGCAGAACGTGGACGCCATCATCGTGCTGATTCACCAGGGCGGCGTCATCAAGGAGGGGTCCACTGCCAAGTTCGACACCGTGGGCTGTCAGGACCTGACAGGAGACATCATCCCGATTGCTCAGAAGATCGATCCGGCAGTGAGTGCCATCATCAGCGGTCATACCCATCAGGGCTACAACTGCGTGGTTCCCGACCCCAACGGCAAGCCCCGCATCGTGATCGAGGGGGAAGTCTCGGGGCACCTGCTCCAGCGCCTCGATCTGGTGGTGGACAAGGCCAACCACACCGTTCAGGAGGTCAAGGCCCGGAACGTGGTCGTCAACTACACCGCCCGCAAGGCTGCCGGGACGCTCGACAGCAGCATGACGGCCATCGTGACGGCCGCCAGGGCCAAGACGGATGAGGTGAAAAACCAGTTCGTCACCAATCTGGGCGTCAGCCAGATCAAGCGCGCGGCCGACCGCGCCAGCGAATCAGCGCTGGGCGACGTGATCGCCGACGCGCAACTGGCGGCGACCCAGGCCCAGGGCGCGCAGATCGCCTTTATGAACCCCGGCGGGATTCGCAAGGACCTCCCTGACGCCACCAAACTCAAGCCGGGGAACGCCGTGAACTTCGGGGACGTGTTCGATGTGCAGCCTTTCGGCAACACCATGGTCGTGATGGACCTGACCGGGTCGCAGATCAAGGCTCTGCTGGAACAGCAGACCACCGGAAACAACGCGGGAACCAACGCCAAGCTCCTTCAGGTTTCCGCGGGCTTCTCTTACACCCTGAACCTGACGGCCCCCGAGGGTGCGCGGGTGTCGAACCTGAAGCTGAACGGCCAGCCGCTCGGGGAGAACACCACCTACCGCGTCGCCATGAACTCCTTCCTGTCGACCGGTGGCGACAACTTCACGGTCTTCAAGCAGGGCACGAATGTCGTGCAGCTTCCCGGCCTGGTGGATGTGGACGCGCTGGTGAATTACCTGAAGGCGAACGGTGCCAGCCTGAACGGGACCGTGCAGGGCCGCATCACCATCATCAAGTAAGCCCGTCTGCCCTGGCACTCCCGGTCAAGCGGGGGTGCCTTTTTGCTGGCTCTGGAGGGAGAAACAGGTTCTTGCGTGGCTGAACGACCTCCGCTCCCACGCCACCAACCCGGCCTGTCTGGAAATAGGAGAGAGGCGCGGCAGCCCAAGCCATAGGCAGACGAAGAAGAGCGGGAGGTGCTATCCACTCCCCCCGCTTGCAGGCAGCGCGGCCCGTCTGCAAGCGGGCACTCCTCCCGCTGGGGAGTCAAGCGGGTATGACTCTGGGGCTATGCCCTGCCGGGCCAACGCGAGAGGCCGACGTCCAGCCGCCCGGCCCGCCTGCCTCTCGCCACACTTCCCCTGCCGAATCCGCCAGACCTGCACGCCCCGCTCTTGCAGGAGCTTGTCTGTCGCGGTGTTGTGAGCGTCGCCAGCAGCAGCAGGCGTCGGGGCATGGGCGCAGGCTGCGGGGCGAAGCTGACCGGTTCATCCGACAAAGGGAGGACGGCCCTCATCGGCTCAGGGGCGCACCTGCCACCATGTCAGCGTGTTGCCGTCGCGCACCAGCAGGCGGTCATCCGGGGCAAAGGCCGCGTCGGGCGAGGGCAGGTCGCGGCCACAGCCCCCCTGTCGGTTGAAGCCCTGGGCGAGGGCGTCCGGGGTGGGCAGCCGCTTTCCAGTTTGCAGGTCCGCCAGCGTGTACCCGTACAGCGCCCAGCCGCAGGCGTCCCCGCTTCCCTCGCGCAGCAGGGCCAGGCGACCGTCCGCGCTGAGCGCCGAGATGCCGCGGCCGGAGTTGGGGTCGGTCGTGGTCGGCTTCAGGCGCAGCACTGGCCCCGCCTTCCCCGTGGCCGTGTTCAGCCGCCAGAACTCCATATCCACCGGGTCGCGGTGAGAGTCCTGGGCCTGACTGGACAGGGCCACCCAGCGCCCGTCCGCCGACACCTGCGGGTAAAAGCCGCCCGACCGCCAGCCTGTCTGCCACAGCACCTTCCCAGCGGGGCTGGTGGCAATGAGGCGCTCGCGGTAGAAATCGTTCACGCTGTCCCGGCCACTGGCCTCCCGCAGGAGGACGCGCGAGACGGGAAAGGCGGCATCGGCGGGCAACCTCAGAGGCTGGCCTTTCACCGACCACGCCTGCTCCTGCCCGTTTCGCGGGTTCCAGACCTGGGCGGACACCACGGCCCCGTCGGGGCTGAAAGCGAGCTGCCGGACGTTCCCGCTGGCGTTCCACTGCCCCAGCACCCGGCCCCCGAAGTCATGCACGCGAACCAGATTGTCCTGCGCGGAGGCGAAGCGTTGCTCCCCCCAGGCCGCGAGGGTCGCTGCGGCGATGGGGGAGACGGTCTGAAGTCCCCGCCCACTCAGCACCGCCACCCGCCCGGCCCCGCCGCCCCGCGCCAGCGCCACCAGCGCCCGCCCCCCGCGCAGGGGCACCGAGGCCGTCACCGCCTCGCCCAGCCCGCGCAGAAAGCCCCCGTCGGTGAGGCGGCGCACCTCGGGCACGCTTCCCCGGCGGAGGGTCACGAAGGCCTGCCCGTCCGGGGAAGGCCACGCGCCCCGCAGACCCACCTGGGGCGAGAGGCCCCACACCTGCCGTCCGTCCTCGTGGTAGAGGGCCAGCAGTTGCCCGTCCCGCAGCCCGCCCGTCTGCCCGTTGTAGGCGTTGACGGCCAGCAGCAGGCCGTACCCCGCCGAGGCGTTCCCCACCCAGGCCAGCGTGGGGGAGGTGCCTTCCAGCAGCGTCTGCCCCAGCGAAATGCGCCGCCTCTGCTCGCCCTGCCACACGAACAGGGCTGCGGTCCCGTGCAGGCCATACGTGTCTTCCGGTGTGATCGCCAGCAGGGCCAGCCGCTCCCCGTTGTCATTCAGGGCCAGGGCCACCGGCTTCATCCCGGCGGGCAGGGGCAGGCGGGTGGCCCTGCCCGCCTCCACCCGCACGAGGTCCTGACCCTCCACCCGCGCCCTGATCTGGCCCGCCGGGGTGCAGACCTGCAAGGACAGCCGCGAGGTGGGGCAGGGGTCGTTGGGAAAGGTCTTCCCGCTGCGGGGATTGAGGATGGAGCGCAGCCGCACGGGCCGGTCCTTGCGCCACCCCCGCACCTCCAGCTCCAGGAACTCGCCGCTCATGCCCAGCAGCCTCAGGGCGGGGGCGTCCCCCACCTCCCCCGGCACCGGGAGGACCTGGCGGCCCAGCGGTTTCCCGGTGGCCACCTGCCAGCGCCGCAGTTCCCCGGTGGTGTCCAGCGTGTAGACCTCGCGGCTGTCCGGCGTCCACGCCGCGCCCCCGGCGGGTCCCCACTCCGGCAGCGAGAGGTGGCCGAAGCTGCCTGCCGCGTGGCCCTGAACGGTGAGGGTGCCCGTGAGGCCGGCGGCAGAGGCGACCGGAAGGGCCAGCAGAAGCGAGGTCAGCAGCAGGCGCATGGCCCTTAGCCTGCGGGACGGAAGCTGACGGGGCATGAGGGGGCAGGGCGATGCCACTTGGGGGGTGGCAGGCGCGGCCCTGCCGCCGTCAGGCGCGATGCGGTGCGGGCTGAGGCGAGGCCGGGTCCGGTGGGGATGTCTCTTCTGCTGTGCCGCACAGCCCGTTCAGTGCAGTCTGGGGAGGGTAAAGCCGAAGGTCGCGCCTTCACTGGGCACCCCCTGCGCGAACACCTTGCCGCCGTGCCGGGTGACGATGCGCCGCACGTTCGCCAGCCCCACCCCCGTCCCCTCGAACTCGTCGTGGCGGTGCAGGCGCTGAAACACCCCGAAGAGCTTGTCCCCGTAGCGCGGGTCGAAACCCACCCCGTTGTCCCGCACCGAGACGACCCACTCGTGCGGCTGCTCCTCCGCCCAGACCTCGATGCGGGCGACCTCCCGCGTGCGGGTGTACTTCAGGGCGTTGGCAAGCAGGTTGACCAGCACCTGCCGCAGGGTGTGTGCGTCGCCCGTCACCAGCGGCAGGGGCATGACCTCCCATTCGACCTGCCGGTCGGGCGCGTCCGCCTCCAGCTCGGCGCGGACGCTGCCGACCAGGTCCCCGAGGTCCACCAGCCCCATCTGGAGCGGCAGCCGGGAGGTGCGCGACAGGTCGAGCATCGCGTCGATCAGGGTGTTCATCCGCCCGGTGGCCTCCTCCACGATCCTCAGGTAGCGGGCGGGCTTCTCGTCGAGCGAGTCCCCCAGGGCCTGGCGCAGCAGGTCGTTGAAGCTCCTGATGTGCCGCACGGGCGTGCGCAGGTCGTGCGAGACGCTGTAGGCGAAGGCTTCGAGTTCCTCGTTGGCGGCGGCCAGCTTGCGGCGCTCCTCGGCCAGTTGCGTCACGCCCTGCGCGCCCTCCAGCGCGAGGCCCAGGCTGCGCACGGTCGTCTCGATCACGGCCCGGTCCGCCTCGCTCCAGTGCCGCTCATGAAAGAGCGCCACGCCGAAGATTCCGTAGGGGCTGCCGTTCACGCACACGGGAAACGCCGCGAGCGCCCCGCGCCGGACCTGATAGGTCTCGAAGTGGTCGGTGTGCTGGTCATACTCTTCGAGGTAGTACGGTTCCCGCGTCTGCCAGGGGGTCCACAGGCTGGCGGTTTCCAGCGGGAGGCCGGCTTCCACATGGGCCTGGAAGGCAGGGTCCCGCCGGTCGCCCACCTGGCTCCTGAGGGTCCACTGCCCGCCCGTGGGTTCGTAGTACGCCGCGTAGCCCTCGGGCAGCAGGGACAGCATGACCTCCTGCGCCCGGCGCACCAGCATGTGCGGCTCGGCCTGGGTGCTGAGGTCGCGCGTCAGCTCCGCGAAGCCCTCCAGGGCGCGGGTGCGTGCGGCGAGTTCCGCGTTCTGCTCCCGGAGGTGCCGCGCCGCCTCGGCCCGTTCCAGCGCGAGGCCCAGACTGCGGGCCACCGTTTCGAGCAGGGCGCGGTCCACCGCCGACCAGCGGCGCGGCGCACCGAACAGCCCCAGGCCGAAAACGCCCCGCACCGCGCCCCCGACCACGACCGGCAGGGTGGCGCTGGAACTGACGTGCCGGGTCGTGTCGGGCTGACGGTCGGTGTGGATGTCGTAGACCTCCTGATAGTAGGGTTCGCGCGTCTCGAACGGCACCCGCAGGTTTCCGGCCGCCTCGTAGGGCAGGCCCGCGTCCAGGACCCGTTGCAGCTCCTTGTCGCGCAGGCTGCCCGTCTGGGTCCTGAGCCGCCAGACTGCGCCCTCGGGTTCGTAGTACGTCGCCACACCCTCGGGCAGGAGGGACAGGACGATGTCCTGCGCGCGCCCGACCAGCAGGGCGGGGTCCGGCTCCAGCGTCAGCTCGTGCGACAGCGTCTCGAACGCTTCGAGCACCCGGGTGCGGGCGTTCAGTTCCTCGG harbors:
- a CDS encoding bifunctional metallophosphatase/5'-nucleotidase, which translates into the protein MKNSLMVVTLALGLTACSTTGPRAAEPVNVTVLAVNDFHGGLEPSSFAGVQVPKEDGTGTTGLTAGGIKAIGGELAEARKQNPNTIFVGGGDLIGASPATSSLLRDEPSVIALSKLGMKASALGNHEFDQGVKELLRMQNGGCDSNAPDKACKFEANYPGASFKWLGANVVYTAGGSNPFQPYYIENIGGARIGFIGAVLKETPTIVSPAGVAGLSFLDEATSINKYVPVLKSQNVDAIIVLIHQGGVIKEGSTAKFDTVGCQDLTGDIIPIAQKIDPAVSAIISGHTHQGYNCVVPDPNGKPRIVIEGEVSGHLLQRLDLVVDKANHTVQEVKARNVVVNYTARKAAGTLDSSMTAIVTAARAKTDEVKNQFVTNLGVSQIKRAADRASESALGDVIADAQLAATQAQGAQIAFMNPGGIRKDLPDATKLKPGNAVNFGDVFDVQPFGNTMVVMDLTGSQIKALLEQQTTGNNAGTNAKLLQVSAGFSYTLNLTAPEGARVSNLKLNGQPLGENTTYRVAMNSFLSTGGDNFTVFKQGTNVVQLPGLVDVDALVNYLKANGASLNGTVQGRITIIK
- a CDS encoding GAF domain-containing protein; its protein translation is MPEQRPVDAPSPVGVPLSECLQDLSEALAAARTPQEVLGSVLRSALAALGAALGTAFLTGGAGDSLELAAQQGRRGAARDLPSHLFARDALARHEALFFEDAEALLGAPPEPGRRAGNSLPAASAVLPMFLGGQALGVLVLDFEEPRGFSADERRLLRTLAAQCAVALGHTRLLATLAAERQQRQQTELELRTSEARFRRMVEAGPVGIAAGALDGRLILVNDTYLKLLGYTRAEYEAGEIDWAALTPPEYHRADELAFAQAFEQGASDPYEKEMLTRTGERVPLNLILIRYEERDQQYVVGYLQDLRPFKAAERALREHGAELERQVAARTEELNARTRVLEAFETLSHELTLEPDPALLVGRAQDIVLSLLPEGVATYYEPEGAVWRLRTQTGSLRDKELQRVLDAGLPYEAAGNLRVPFETREPYYQEVYDIHTDRQPDTTRHVSSSATLPVVVGGAVRGVFGLGLFGAPRRWSAVDRALLETVARSLGLALERAEAARHLREQNAELAARTRALEGFAELTRDLSTQAEPHMLVRRAQEVMLSLLPEGYAAYYEPTGGQWTLRSQVGDRRDPAFQAHVEAGLPLETASLWTPWQTREPYYLEEYDQHTDHFETYQVRRGALAAFPVCVNGSPYGIFGVALFHERHWSEADRAVIETTVRSLGLALEGAQGVTQLAEERRKLAAANEELEAFAYSVSHDLRTPVRHIRSFNDLLRQALGDSLDEKPARYLRIVEEATGRMNTLIDAMLDLSRTSRLPLQMGLVDLGDLVGSVRAELEADAPDRQVEWEVMPLPLVTGDAHTLRQVLVNLLANALKYTRTREVARIEVWAEEQPHEWVVSVRDNGVGFDPRYGDKLFGVFQRLHRHDEFEGTGVGLANVRRIVTRHGGKVFAQGVPSEGATFGFTLPRLH